The DNA window GTaattaagattgaaagagcacagtGAAAACTTACGAAGATATTGCCGCGTCCAGAACATTTGCACTTTAAGGAAATATTGAAAAGGTTTTTTCAGTATTTCTTAGAAGACAGAAGATTGAGAGTGGTTTTGAAAGATGTTTACAATATTACGAGTGGTGTcaattgggtaaatgcaagtaggctctttccactggtGTTGCGTGGGACAACGACCAGTGTCCTGGATTGAGtgtgaaaagctgaaaagtttaaaaggaacatgaggggaaacctcttctcTGAGTGGATCATGAGAGCATGGAATAAGCTCCCAGCTCAAGCGAGGCATGCGAACTGGATGTGaacgtttaagaaaagtttggatcgTTATATGATGATATGGTTATGTAAGTCTTTGGTCTCGGTGAAGGTCGATTGGAGAAGCAGTTTGAATGGTCattgcatggactagatgtgctgaagggcttgtgctgtacttctctatttcTCCGTGAGATTGTATGGACAAGGTTTGTCACCCCGAGTGCACTGAATGCTTTGAGTGTGCGATCTACGTTGATAGACCATAAGGCGATAAAGTATAtcagcagaaataggccattaggcccatcaatactgctccaccattcaaatatggggtgatccaattcttccagtcatccccactccccggcTTTCAACCTATACCCTTGGAAGcgctgtctaatcaagaacctatctatctctgccttaaattcacccaatgaTTTTGCCTTCACacccactcgtggcaacaaattccaaagatttaccaccttctgcttaaagtaatttctctgcacgtCAGTTTTAAAAGGACTTTCTTCAATTCTGAAGCCGTGCCAAATTGTTCTGGAGTCATCTACCATGGAAAtacctttgccatatctaatctgtccaggccttttaacattctaaatgtttctaggagatcccccttcattcttctgaactccagggaatacagctcatgAGCTGCCAGACCTTCCTCATAaggtaaccctttcatccctttcATACTGTCGgaaacagatacattagagattttTCCATGGCGTTTATACAGGCACCTGAAGGAAAATGTAAGGGTACGGTTAATGTGAAGAGAGAGGGACTTAGTTTAGTCAGCCAGATGATTACAAATTTAATTGACCTGACACAGtactgtgggctgaaaggccggTCCCTCTACTTCTCTATGTTCCCTGTTCTATGTTCGATTTGTCACAGCTACCTTGTTACAGACAGTAAATCCGTCATTATCATTTGCGCCCAacacattctgaggctgtgctgcgCCAGTTCGCATGGATCGTCACGCTTCGAGTGCCAACATATCTTCCCACCAATGACTATCCATGACCAATACGTCCTTGTAATATGGGAGGAtaccagagtacccagaggaaacccacgcgatcacggggagaacggaGAATTCTTTACAGccgagaaagatgatgtggacggtggggaattgaacccatttgcgaGTGCTATAAAACTCTACGTTGGTTGTTGCAATACGCTGCTGCCTTGCCAGGGTACCTTCGGACCACGAAGGGTCTATTGATACATGTGCGGAGTACTGAGTGTATCTGTTCAGAGGTACTTGTGCCACTTTAAGACCTTACGCTGCTCAGTGCCATGACATTCTATCCGTCGCTGTGCTCACTTCGTTCTGCCTCGTCGTGTGCCATCCTTGCTCCTCAATCACGAAACGCACATCACCGAACCCCTCTTACAACTCCTATAGTAAGAACTCCATTCTCTGTCAACAGGTCCGCCGTTACAAAGACTCGGTCTGGGTTGGAATACACGGCAGCTACACCCACAATCTTAGAACTGATAGCGCACCGCTGCACCTATATCTCGCTGGGCGAAACCTGGAAGGTAGGAAAACGGCCAATATTGatgacatcagaaacaatctgtcGACTGTCAACTGGGGCAGACTGTTCCAGACACATATGTATTTGATAAGTTGGAGTATTAGAACATTGCCGTCGAGAGAGTGCAATGCTTTTACGTAAAAGTTTAAGATGATAAGTGTAGAAAACCGTCGTTTTCTAGAGATGTGGAGGCGCTTGGTAAGAAAAAGTGGAGATGTGTATCACGtataagcaggtaggaacaaCATATCTATTTATGGAGTAACCTTAATGCAAtggaatagtttttttttaaagaatcagGAGCGACAATGGAGTCCATGAGATTTCACCAACAGACAAGGGAAGGGAATGATTGGGATGATTGGGGATACTAATACTGTATGGAGACATGTGGAGATAAAAGAAGTGGGGAGATCATAAATAATTTTtctttttcatctgtatttagtCAGTAGACTGCTACAGAGTCTATAGCACAGAGGCAAAGTGGCAACATCTTCACAGAGAAGGACGTGTTTGTTGTCCTGTCGCAACTTAGGGATGCAAGTGGAAAAGTGGTAATGTTGTTGCTGGAATTAGTTGAAGGTATTCTAAACAAATGATACATAAGTATTTGTTTTGACATGGATGAAGATTAATCAGCTCAGTTTCCTGCCTATACATTATTGAGGCTGTTACCActaaagttgatgaaagcaaggctgTAGACATtgtatacatggatttcagtattcCAGTTGAGAAGGGCCCGTGTGGGCGTTTTGTCAAGAAGTTTCGATGCATTCAAGATTAGGTAGTAATTtgaattagacactggctttgcgGAGCAGCGAAGTACATTGTTGCCTCTCTGGCTGGAGACCTGTGACCAGTAGAGAGCCGTAGGGATTGATGCTGTGTccgttgttgtttgccatctatctaagggatctgaatgataatgtggttaactcgaTTAGTAAAATTTAGGGACCATAGCAAGAACAGGaatgtagtagacagtgaggaatacTGTCATGGCCTGCAGCGGGATTTGGGCGAGCTGGAAATTGTGCttaaaacggcagatggaatttaattcagtcaAGTGCGAGGTTTTTCACTTCGGTCGGACCAACCACGGTAGGGCTTAAATACTGAAagacagggcactgaggagtgcggcagagcaaaggcatctgggaatacaggtccataattgatTGAGAGTAGCATCACAGGTTGATCGGATCATAATTAATGATTTTTGTAGACTGTTCTTAATAAATAACAGTATTGAGTAAAGGAGATGGGAAGTTATGTTTAAGTTGTTAAAACTGAGAaataaacaagtttgaaagaggaCAGAAGAAATTTTATAGAGACTTCCTGGGTCTTGAGGACCTTAGCTATCAATGAATATTGAAATGGTTAGGACATAAATTTCTGGAATATTCAAAATATAGATAGGTTGATCCTTTCAGgtgttttccactgaggctggttgGGAATACAagcagaggttaagggtgaaaggtgaaaagtttgatgGGATCCATCTTCACTCAAAGGTTATGGCAATGTTTAATGACCTGgcagcagaagtggtgcatgcgagctcgtcGTCAAAgtttaagcgaagtttggatacTGACATAGATGGGGGGAGTATGGAGGGTTAGGATCCCAGTGGTGATCGAAGGAATCGGGCAGTTTAAATCATTCAGCACGGAgcagataggccaaatggcctgtttctctgcttttctcttctatgACTCGATGACTCCATGACTCGGAATGAACTGGATGAGGCAGTGTAAGTTGGGATATTAAGCTTGCAGGTGACAAGCGGCTTTGCTGACTTGGAGATAatgtagatcaggggtgtcaaactcattttaggtcaccagccggattgagcaaaatgaagcttcatgcgggccggatcagtcggacgcatgcgaacgcagcttttgttgcctccgttttatcagcctgctctcatgtgcctcagtctctgctataactacaaagtgtttcactttacaaattccgtttcttatgaagaagactgccgagcaagactgctgaataaacactaaaaaccctgaaaacctgatacatgaataaactcagcattagccatatcatacgccataggcgcttcgattactggggccagctttaatagtaattagatattatctcgccggccaaagataattccaccgtgggccggatttggcccgcgggccttgagtttgacatatatgatgtagAGGATTGCTGCAGGTTGTAGCAGAACAGTGACAGGATTTGGcggtgggctgagaaatggcagatgttgtTCAAGCCCGACAAGTGTGAAGTTAGGTGGTAGAAGGAAATTTGGGATCCACACCATAGATCCATCAAACCTGTAGCAGAAATTGACAGGGTTATTGAaaaggcgtgtggtgtgttgcccggggtggtggcagagacacACACAATAGATCACTTAGGAAACTCCTTGATAAGCATACGGAGGTCTGTGTGGGAGTGAAGATTCAGGTTGACCTTAAAATAGGTTATAATGTCGTCACAACATCGCGGAACATAGCGTTATATACTGAAACTAACGCTTAAGTATATGAGTGCTTCCAAAGAAATGTATGAAGTATTATAATGTTCTGCAAAACCCTTAGAGATGAAGATCCAATACACTGGACAAGAACTCGTTTCACTGACCGGGCGTAGAGTGCTTGCAATCTACATGATGCTTCCCGAAGAGCTCTGGGACAATCCTCCAACAGCAACCAACACAGAAGTGAGTATCAGCTGAAAGCTGACAATACATTGTACTGTGTCTGAACACCCCCTACCCCAATGTCTAGAGGGGCAGGTGTTCAGGAAGGAGCCCTGTAGAATCGTCTGATGGTTACTTCTTTATCAGCTGCTGAAATCAGACACTAGTGCTTCACCAGGAGGAAAAACTGGCTTTGGTCCAGTTATTTGAGTTTAAGGCCCAGAGATTTGTCAGCGCAGATAAGATCAATATTTTTCAGGAGGGTGTGGAATTTGGCACCTAAAGACGCTTTTGCTGTCCAATATGAAGGAATACCGGTAGTTTGGGGGGTACTTAAATGCACACGGTGCAAAAGGACGAACATAACATGCTTATCTTAAAGGGAAATCAAGCCTGACAAATATGTAcgtattctttgaggaaacaacgGGACAGTCTAAAAAAAAAGGCGAGGAAGTGTGATAAATCAGtgtatctgaatctgaacctgaggTAGATACAGTGAGTCATGGTGGGTGCGTTTCTAACCGATTGTTTCTGTTCCGGGATActgaagggagaggaggtgtagggggaaGTATTGCGGGTCCGGAATCTGGGCGGTGAGTGGAACTGCAAAGTGATCTCAGATATGACTTGACAACTGATTGAATGGAAGAACAGGGTGGAAAGCGGGGGGTGCTGATGAATCGGAATTTCCCTGGTCCCATTTTACGGTGTTTACATCTTTCAGGTGTTTATCACTCGTTTCCCAGTGATGGATGTGTTCGCCAGGATTATCCGTGGGTTTGTCATAACCGACGCAGATGATTTCAACCACACGCTCTCTGAGCAGAATACCCCTGTCAACAATTCCAACTTCTTCGTGTATTCCTGCTTGGGGTAGGTCACACAGCGAGGCGTTCAGTTGGGTCTTTTGTGCGATCAGAGGCCAAAGGGCTGAGGATCTTCTCTCACAGGTGTTTTCTAGAAGGAAGGTACCCGGCAGCCTATTCAACACTTTCCTAGAATGTTTCCGGAGCCAACATATCATGTGCACAGCTTCCTCATCCGAACCCACAGTTTCCCAACATCCAATGACAGCAGGATGTCTCCAAACAGGACAATCCCAATCCGGTGGTGTGAGAAACACTTACTCGCAGGGTGAATCCATCACTCCCACCATGTCACCAATAACAAATGTCCTAACCCCATACAGGGAAATGAAACATGAAATTTCACCCAGGTTATCCATCAGCTTCTCTTCCGTCTCCGCATACCTCTCCCGGGCAATAGATCTGAATGTCATTGCTGGTCTTCCGAGACAAAGGAGAGTGTAAAGCAGAGCCACAATGTGTTGTCCCGTTTTGGACACCCAGACATAGCTAGTCCACATCTTTGTCCCGCCTTCCTACAATGTTAATTCATGTATACTGTCGGATTCAGATCATTATCACTGTCCCATCTAAAGACAACACCTCGCATTGTCATAAGGAGggcgttgggaatggacccaaatgcaggacacagacactgaaatacTAGGAACAGGATGGGACAAAACTAAAGGAAGGGACAAGTCGCAGACTAGGCTAGGAAAGCAGGACCAGGATGAGGGACTGGGAACATGGAGCCTGGTCGTGGCctccgagcccgagactggacaaaGATCCAGAACTTTGGTCGTGACTTGGACTCGGACCTCAAACCAGACGAAGACGTGACGAGACTTGAGGACTGGggttttgaggcttgaggcttgggactggggtcttgaggcttgaggcttgagactGGGGTTATGAAGCTTGAGGCTTGagactggggtcttgaggcttgagactGGGGTCTTGAAGCTTGagactggggtcttgaggcttgcaaACCTCGGAAGCTGGAGAttggaggcagactaggaactgaaCATCAACATAGTAGAGCCGGGACTTCTTCTTCGACAAGCCGGGATTCATCTTTAACAAGACATTAACATGAGACTGCACATACATAGACAAAGAGCTGGGACTTATCCTTCGACAACTCAGGACTCAACTTCCACTCCGCACCAAGATGGGACAGGACCATCTGTCTGGTaacggcagaacggcctgacttaccccatggggtgaggacaggaagagacaaacaccgaagaacgacagacagttccatctctgcatcgggGCTGCTCCGAATCGCAGTTACGGCTGGCGaccttggctggctacggaaacAACCAGGTCCCTACCCAGCTCAGAGTGGCAGACGGGCACACAGCTGGCCTGGGAAACGGCCTAACCATACCGCAATAATACCTCCGACTACTGACAGCAAGGCTCTAAGAAGCAATTGTTCTCCAAATGGCCGTTCTAGCCTCCCAAGGCCATTTGCTCCCAGGGAAGCTTGACAAGACGAACCCCAACCAGACTCAATCCCAGGTCCACTTA is part of the Hemitrygon akajei unplaced genomic scaffold, sHemAka1.3 Scf000146, whole genome shotgun sequence genome and encodes:
- the LOC140723908 gene encoding uncharacterized protein, which gives rise to MRVTMLPVFLLVASPVSVEGLSKDHCLGYDALCTTADYEVRRYKDSVWVGIHGSYTHNLRTDSAPLHLYLAGRNLEEMKIQYTGQELVSLTGRRVLAIYMMLPEELWDNPPTATNTEVFITRFPVMDVFARIIRGFVITDADDFNHTLSEQNTPVNNSNFFVYSCLGKSMESSRLPKMDSKASPHFPQMSSKSVPRFAPMSRNSEASPHFPEM